GCACGGCTGACAGAACTGCCAAATGTCGAGTTCTTGCCCGGCACCGCCTGCACAAAGATCTTCACGCGTTCCGCCTCTGCCAAACTTTGGCTCAGCGACGGGACAACCCGCATGGCGCACCTAGTGATTGCCGCTGACGGACGCACTTCTCTGATCCGCGAAAGTGTCGGGATCGGCGTGAAAACAACGCGTTACGGGCAAAAGGCGCTGGCTTTTGCCGTGACCCACCCGATCCCGCACGCCAATGTCTCGACCGAAATTCACCGCACAGGCGGACCGTTCACCTTGGTTCCATTACCCGACTTTAACGGCCTGCCAAGCTCCGCCGTGGTGTGGATGGAGAAAGGCCCCGAAGCCGCGCGTCTAAACGCACTGCCAGATGACGCCTTCAACGCGGAAATGTCGGAGCGGTCCTGCCACCTGTTCGGCCCGCTCGCGCTGGCGTCCAAACGCACCATCTGGCCGATTATTGCACAAATCGCGGACCGCTTTAGCGCGGAACGCGTGGCCTTGGTCGCCGAAGCTGCCCATGTCGCCCCACCGATTGGCGCGCAGGGGCTGAACATGTCTTTAACCGACCTGTCAGAATTGCTGGAGTTGAGCCACCTGCACCCGCTGGGCAGCAAAGACATGCTGGACGCCTATGACAAAAAACGGCGCTTGGCCGTGCGTGCGAGGGTCGCAGGAATTGACCTGCTCAACCGAACATCCATGTCGCAGACCGAATGGATCAGAAGCCTGCGTTCAGCGGGGATCGGGGCGATCCATGACGCCGCCCCGATCCGGAAATCTCTTATGAAACTGGGACTTGGCGCCCGATAATGACGTTAGAGAAC
Above is a window of Litoreibacter janthinus DNA encoding:
- a CDS encoding UbiH/UbiF family hydroxylase, translated to MSTEIFISGGGVAGLTAACLFGSQGFSVTCVDPAPPVTERDADGADLRSTAFLQPAIPVLEMAGVWHKLSPHAMPLQTMRIVDAGGETAEPRSTRDFNASDISDLPFGWNLPNWLIRRELVARLTELPNVEFLPGTACTKIFTRSASAKLWLSDGTTRMAHLVIAADGRTSLIRESVGIGVKTTRYGQKALAFAVTHPIPHANVSTEIHRTGGPFTLVPLPDFNGLPSSAVVWMEKGPEAARLNALPDDAFNAEMSERSCHLFGPLALASKRTIWPIIAQIADRFSAERVALVAEAAHVAPPIGAQGLNMSLTDLSELLELSHLHPLGSKDMLDAYDKKRRLAVRARVAGIDLLNRTSMSQTEWIRSLRSAGIGAIHDAAPIRKSLMKLGLGAR